The Thiohalorhabdus sp. Cl-TMA genome includes the window TGATGGGATCGCCGCCGATGCCCACGCAGGTGGACTGGCCCAGGCCGAGCTGGGTGGTCTGGTAGACCGCCTCGTAGGTGAGCGTCCCCGAGCGCGACACCACGCCCACGCCGCCCGGCGTGTGGATGGCCGCGGGCATGATGCCCACCTTGGACTGGCCGGGGGTGATCACGCCGGGGCAATTCGGGCCGATCAGGCGCGTGGGGCGGTCCTTGAGGTAGGCCTTCACCCGCGTCATGTCCAGCACGGGAATGCCCTCGGTGATGGTGACCACCAGCTCGATGCCGGCGTCCGCCGCCTCCATGACGGCGTCGGCGGCCATGGCGGCGGGGACGTACTGCATGGAAACCGAGGCCCCGGTCTCGCGCACCGCCTGCTCCACGGTGTCGAACACCGGCAGATCCAGGTGGGTCTGGCCGCCCTTGCCGGGGGTCACGCCGCCCACCATGCGGGTGCCGTAGTCGATGGCCTGCCGCGAGTGGAAGGTCCCCTGCTCGCCGGTGAAGCCCTGGCAGATGACCTTGCTGTCCTTGTCGACGAGGATGCTCATGCCGCGCCCTTTCCGGCGGTAACCGCCTTCTCCGCCGCGTCCGCCAGGGTGGTGGCGGTGATCAGGTCGAGGCCGCTGTCCTGGAGCAGCTTGCGGCCCTGCTCCACGTTGGTGCCCTCCAGCCGCACCACCAGCGGCACGTTCAGGGCCACCTCCTGGACCGCGGCGATGATGCCTTCGGCGATGACGTCGCAGCGGACGATGCCGCCGAAGATGTTGATGAGGATGGCCTCCACGTTCTCGTCGGAGAGCAGGATCTTGAAGGCCGCGGTCACCCGCTCCACGGAGGTCCCGCCGCCCACGTCGAGGAAGTTAGCCGGCTCGCCGCCGTAGAGCTTGATGATGTCCATGGTGGCCATGGCCAGGCCGGCACCGTTGACCATGCAGCCGATGTTGCCCTCCAGGGCGATGTAGTTGAGCCCGTGGGCGGTGGCCTCGTGCTCCTTGGGCTCCTCCTCGTTGGGATCGCGCAGCTCGGTGAGGTCCTTGTGGCGGATCAGCCCGTTGTCGTCGAGGTTGAACTTGGCGTCCAGGGCCAGCAGATTGCCCTCGTCGGTGAGCACCAGGGGGTTGAGCTCCACCAGCGAGGCGTCCTTGTCCACGAAGGCGCGGTACAGGGCCATCAGGATCTTGGTGAACTGGCGCACCTGGGCCCAGTCCATGCCGAGCCCGAAGCCCAGCTTGCGCGCCTGGAAGGGCTGCAGGCCCACGGCGGGGTCCACGGTCACCCGGAGGATCTTCTCCGGATTGGTACGGGCCACCTCCTCGATCTCCACGCCGCCCTCGCTGGAGACCATGAAGACGATGGAGTCCACGTGACGGTCCACCACCGCGCCCACGTAGAACTCCTGGGTGAAGCCGTAGGCCTTCTCCACCAGCAGCCGGCGCACCAGCCGGCCCTTGGCCCCGGTCTGCTCGGTGACCAGGGTGTGCTCCATGAGGCCGTCGGCGCGCTCGCGCACCTCGTCCAGGGAATCGGCGAGCTGCACCCCGCCCGCCTTGCCCCGACCCCCGGCATGGACCTGGGCCTTCACCGCCCAGCGGTCGCCGCCCAGATGCTCGGCGGCGTCCACCGCCTCGGCGACGGTGAAGGCCGGCCGCCCGGCAGGCACGGGCACGCCGTGCTCCTCCAGGATGGCCTTGGCTTGGTATTCGTGAATCAGCATCTAGCACCCCGGTTTGCAATTTCGGGAATCATTCCATCCGTCCGGCGGATGCGAAAGCCCTGTAAAAACATAGCCCCTGTGGGAGCGGCCTCCGGCCGCGCCACTGTATGGGGACGCGGCGGCGCTGAGCGGAGTCCGCGCCCCCGGAGGGCGCTTCCGGCCAGGAAGGCCTGGGCGCCCGCCGCCCCGCTAGGCTCCTCCGGGCCCGCTCACGGCGCGCGCCTCGGCGATCAGCTTGCGCACCGACTCCACGGAGGCGTCGAACTGCTCCCGCTCGGCCTCGGTGAGGTGGATCTCCACCACCTGCTCCACGCCGCCGGAGCCGATGATGGCCGGCACCCCGATATAGAGATCGGAAACGCCGTACTCCCCCTGCAGGTAGGCGGCCACCGGCCGGATGCGGCGCTGATCGCGGACGATGGACTCCACCATCTCGGTGATGCTCGCCCCAGGCGCGTAGTAGGCGGAGCCGGTCTTCAGCAGCTCCACCACCTCGCCGCCACCGTGGCGGGTGCGCTCGACGATGGCCTCCAGCCGCTCGGCGGAGAGCAGCTCGGTGATGGGAATGCCGCCCACCGTGGAGCTGCCCCGCACCGGCACCATGCGGTCGCCGTGGCTGCCCAGCACCATGGCCGTAACGTCCTTGCCGGAGACCCGCAGCTCCTGGGAGATGAAGCGCCGCATGCGGGCGGAGTCGAGGACGCCCGCCATGCCCATGACCCGGTTGGGCGGGAAGCCGGTCACCTCCTTCACCGTGCACACCATGGCATCCAGGGGGTTGGTGACCACGATGACATAGGCCTCGGGGGCATGCTCGGCCACCTGCCGGGCGATGCCGGAGACGATCTCGACATTCTTGCGCAGCAGCTCGGAGCGGTCCATTCCGGGCTTGCGGGCCATGCCGGCGGTGATCACCACCACCTCGGAGCCGGCGATGTCGGCGTAGTCGTCGGTGCCGGACACCGCCACGTCGAAGCCGGCCACGGGACCGGACTCGGCAATGTCCAGGGCCTTGCCGCGGGCCATGCCGGCGTCGACATCCACCAGCACCAGGTTGCCCAGCTCCTTCTTGGCGATCAGGTGGGCGGCGGTGGCGCCCACCTGCCCGGCGCCGATCATGGCGATCTTGGGGAGATGCATCGGGCCTGCTCCGTTCAGTGCTTCGCCCCGCTCGCCCGTAGCACGGCGCGGCGGAGCCGGAAAATGGAATACCCCAGGGAAAGTCCCAGCAGCGCCCCCTTCAGGGCCGCATAGGCCAGGACCACCCCGGCGCCCAGCCACACGGGATGGTCGAAGACCCGCTCGTAGGCCCGCATCCATTCGAGCCGCACCAGCAGGCGGTCGAGCCCGTGGAACAGCGCCGAGATCCGGTCCAGCACGGCATGGACCGGCGCCTCGCCGAACCAGGCCGCCGCCCCCGCATAGAGGGCGGGGAGCCGGAGGCCGCGCACGGCCACCGCCCAGACCAGCGCCCCGACGAGGAGGGCGTCGAGGGGCGTGAGCGGGCGCCAGGCAAGGCGCAGGCGCCGCGCCAGGGCGGCCGGACGCGTGATCCATTCCCGGAGCCCCGAGCCGGGATCGCTCCAGAGGGCCCAGGCGCGACGGCGTCCCCTGCCCCGGTAGACCGCCACCAGGGAAAGCCGCTGCCCGTCGCGGAAGAACCTGCCGGGAATGCGGAGCGGCAGGCGGCGCGAGCCGGTATCCAGAGAGAGGCCGTCCCGGGACGATTCCCCGTCCTGGCGCACCCAGCCGTCCACCCGCTTCAGGTGGACCCGCTTGCCCAGGACCCGGGTACGCAGCCGGGAGGCCATGCCGCCCTACATGTTGTCCACGACGGCCTGGGCGAACTCGGAGGTGGACAGCAGGGTGGCCTCGGGCATGAGCCGCTCGAAATCGTAGGTGACCGTCTTGTTGGAAATGGCGCCTTCCATGCCCTTGATTACCAGATCGGCGGCGTCGGTCCAGCCCAGGAAGCGCAGCATCATCTCCGCGGACAGGATCAGCGAGCCGGGATTGGCCTTGTCCAGGTGCGCGTAGCTGGGCGCCGTGCCGTGGGTGGCCTCGAACATGGCGTACTCGTCGGAGAGATTGCCGCCCGGGGCGATGCCGATGCCGCCCACCTCCGCGGCGAGGGCGTCGGAGATGTAGTCGCCGTTGAGGTTCATGGTGGCGATGACGTCGAACTCGGCCGGACGCAGCAGGATCTGCTGCAGGAAATTGTCGGCGATGGCGTCCTTGATGAGGATCCGGCCCTCCTCCTCCGCCGCGTCCCAGGCGGCGTTGGCGGCTTCCACGCCGTCCTGGTCGCGGATGGCCTCGTACTGGCGCCAGGTGAAGGTGCGGTCGCCGAACTCCCGCTCAGCCAGCTCGTAGCCCCACTGCTTAAAGGAGCCCTCGGTGAACTTCATGATGTTGCCCTTGTGCACCAGGGTCACCGACTGGCGGTTGTTCTCCAGGGCGTACTCGATGGCCTTGCGCACCAGCCGCTGGGTGCCCTCCTCGGACACCGGCTTGATGCCGATGCCGGAGGTATCCGGGAAGCGGATGCTCTCCACGCCCATCTCCTCGCGCAGGAACTTGATCAGCTTGCGGGCCTCCGGGGAGCCCGCCGGCCACTCGATGCCGGCGTAGATGTCCTCGGAGTTCTCGCGGAAGATGACCATGTCCACGGTCTCGGGCTTCTTCAGCGGCGAGGGCGTGCCGTTGAAGTAGCGCACCGGACGCAGGCAGACGTACAGGTCCAGCTCCTGCCGCAGGGTCACGTTGAGGCTGCGGAAGCCGCCGCCCACGGGCGTGGTCAGCGGGCCCTTGATGGCCACCCGGTAGTCGCGCAGGGCCTCCATGGTCTCCTCGGGGAGCCAGTTGTTGTCCCCGTAGGTGTGCACGGCCTTCTCGCCGGCGTAGATCTCCATCCAGCTGATCCGCTTGTGGCCCTCGTAGGCCCGCTCGACGGCGGAATCCACCACCTTGCGCATGGCCGGGGTGATGTCCGTGCCGATGCCGTCGCCCTCGATGTAGGGCAGGATCGGGCGGGAGGGGATGCGCCACTGGCCATCCTCGCCGCGGGTGATCGGTTCGCCGTCTTCCGGTACCTGGATCTTGTCGTACGCCATCGAGTGTTGCACTCCGTCTGCTTTCACCATGACCCCGCGCCCCGGATGTCCGGCACCCGGGGAAAGCGGCTGTACTTGCGCGTCAATTCGGGGGAGAAGGCTAACCCGATCTGGCGGCCGGCGCAATTTGCCCGGAGCGCCCCGGATCCGCCGGTCGCTAGCCCGGCCCTCGCAGGTACCGAGCCTCCAGGTGCCTCCGGAAGGCCCCGGTGTCCAGCGGTTTGCCGGTGGCGTCACTGATCAGCGCCTCGAATTCCTCCAGGCTGCCCCGGGCCCACACCCGCTCGGCAAGCCACCGGCGCGGCGGGGCCAGATCCCCCGCCGCCAGCTGGTGGTCCAGCGCCGGCAGATCCAGACGCAGGGCTTCCATGAGCTGGGCGGCGATCAGGGCACCCAGGGCATAACAGGGGAAATAACCGAAGAGGCCGGCGGCCCAGTGCGGGTCCTGCATGACGCCGTTGCCATGGTCGCCCTCCGGGGCGACGCCGAGGTGCTCGCGCATGCTGGCCTCCCAGGCCTCGGGCAGGTCCGCCACCGCCAGTTCGCCGGTGACCAGCCGCTGCTCCAGCAGGTGGCGCAGGCGGATGTGCAGGGGATAAGTGCACTCGTCGGCCTCTACCCGGATCAGCCCCGGCGCTACCCGGGTCAGGCGCCGGAAAAGGGCCGCTCCGGACCCTTGCCGCCGGTCCGGGTCCGCCCCCCGCGCCTCGGCGAGCATCCCGTCCACCTGCGCCAGGAAGCCGGGGTGAAGGCCCACCTGGTTCTCCATGAACAGGCTCTGACCCTCGTGGACCGCCATGCCGCGCGCCCGGCCAGCGGGCTGGTGGCGCCAGCGCGCCGGCAGGTGCTGCTCGTAGAGCGCGTGGCCGGCCTCGTGGACGGCGGCCAAGAGGCCGGGGGCGAAGTCGCGCTCTTCGAACCGCGTGGTGATACGGATATCGGCCGGCGCCCCGCCGGTGAAGGGATGGGCCGCCCGGTCCAGCCGCCCATGATGGAAATCGTAGCCGAGCAGCCCCGTAACGCGCCGGGCGAGATCCTCCTGGAGATCCGCCGCGAAGGGGCCACCCGGATCGGGGGCGGCTTCCCCCTCCCGCTCCGCCCGCGCCACCAGGCCG containing:
- the sucD gene encoding succinate--CoA ligase subunit alpha, with translation MSILVDKDSKVICQGFTGEQGTFHSRQAIDYGTRMVGGVTPGKGGQTHLDLPVFDTVEQAVRETGASVSMQYVPAAMAADAVMEAADAGIELVVTITEGIPVLDMTRVKAYLKDRPTRLIGPNCPGVITPGQSKVGIMPAAIHTPGGVGVVSRSGTLTYEAVYQTTQLGLGQSTCVGIGGDPISGSDFVDMLAMFEADPQTEVVIMVGEIGGTAEEEAAEFVRARMTKPVVGYIAGMTAPPGRRMGHAGAVISGGKGTAEEKFAAMEAAGIAIARSPAEIGQRAKEALEATA
- the mdh gene encoding malate dehydrogenase gives rise to the protein MHLPKIAMIGAGQVGATAAHLIAKKELGNLVLVDVDAGMARGKALDIAESGPVAGFDVAVSGTDDYADIAGSEVVVITAGMARKPGMDRSELLRKNVEIVSGIARQVAEHAPEAYVIVVTNPLDAMVCTVKEVTGFPPNRVMGMAGVLDSARMRRFISQELRVSGKDVTAMVLGSHGDRMVPVRGSSTVGGIPITELLSAERLEAIVERTRHGGGEVVELLKTGSAYYAPGASITEMVESIVRDQRRIRPVAAYLQGEYGVSDLYIGVPAIIGSGGVEQVVEIHLTEAEREQFDASVESVRKLIAEARAVSGPGGA
- the icd gene encoding NADP-dependent isocitrate dehydrogenase, producing MAYDKIQVPEDGEPITRGEDGQWRIPSRPILPYIEGDGIGTDITPAMRKVVDSAVERAYEGHKRISWMEIYAGEKAVHTYGDNNWLPEETMEALRDYRVAIKGPLTTPVGGGFRSLNVTLRQELDLYVCLRPVRYFNGTPSPLKKPETVDMVIFRENSEDIYAGIEWPAGSPEARKLIKFLREEMGVESIRFPDTSGIGIKPVSEEGTQRLVRKAIEYALENNRQSVTLVHKGNIMKFTEGSFKQWGYELAEREFGDRTFTWRQYEAIRDQDGVEAANAAWDAAEEEGRILIKDAIADNFLQQILLRPAEFDVIATMNLNGDYISDALAAEVGGIGIAPGGNLSDEYAMFEATHGTAPSYAHLDKANPGSLILSAEMMLRFLGWTDAADLVIKGMEGAISNKTVTYDFERLMPEATLLSTSEFAQAVVDNM
- a CDS encoding carboxypeptidase M32 — encoded protein: MDAYQALYGHFEELAALDHVRGILDWDRRVVMPAGGAEERARAQAAVARWRRARLADPRVGEWLEAVEPGSLAVEDRANLREMARLHRRAAAVPEGLTGALAEAAARAESAWAACRPAGDWAAFRPHLETVVERVREQAAALAETERVTRYGALLAGFQPGLTADRAEGLLGELEDFLPGLVARAEREGEAAPDPGGPFAADLQEDLARRVTGLLGYDFHHGRLDRAAHPFTGGAPADIRITTRFEERDFAPGLLAAVHEAGHALYEQHLPARWRHQPAGRARGMAVHEGQSLFMENQVGLHPGFLAQVDGMLAEARGADPDRRQGSGAALFRRLTRVAPGLIRVEADECTYPLHIRLRHLLEQRLVTGELAVADLPEAWEASMREHLGVAPEGDHGNGVMQDPHWAAGLFGYFPCYALGALIAAQLMEALRLDLPALDHQLAAGDLAPPRRWLAERVWARGSLEEFEALISDATGKPLDTGAFRRHLEARYLRGPG
- the sucC gene encoding ADP-forming succinate--CoA ligase subunit beta codes for the protein MLIHEYQAKAILEEHGVPVPAGRPAFTVAEAVDAAEHLGGDRWAVKAQVHAGGRGKAGGVQLADSLDEVRERADGLMEHTLVTEQTGAKGRLVRRLLVEKAYGFTQEFYVGAVVDRHVDSIVFMVSSEGGVEIEEVARTNPEKILRVTVDPAVGLQPFQARKLGFGLGMDWAQVRQFTKILMALYRAFVDKDASLVELNPLVLTDEGNLLALDAKFNLDDNGLIRHKDLTELRDPNEEEPKEHEATAHGLNYIALEGNIGCMVNGAGLAMATMDIIKLYGGEPANFLDVGGGTSVERVTAAFKILLSDENVEAILINIFGGIVRCDVIAEGIIAAVQEVALNVPLVVRLEGTNVEQGRKLLQDSGLDLITATTLADAAEKAVTAGKGAA